Sequence from the Nocardioides exalbidus genome:
GCATGACGTCGGAGCCGGCCGGCCCGGACGACGACTACCTCGGCGGCCTGGTCCGGTGGGACGGTGTCGAGCTCGACACCCGTCCGGGGGTCGTCGTGGTCCGGAGGGTGGAGGACCCCGTCGCGGACCGACGTTCGCTCGGGCTGGTGCTGCGCAAGGACGGGACGACGACCTGGATGCTCGTGTACCGCGACGGTGCGTCGTGGACGGAGGAGTCACTGTCGGGCTGGAGCGGGTTCGACGACTGGCTGGCCGACCAGGTCGCGCTCGAAGGTGGCGCGGAGCCCGCGGAGGTGCCCGTGTCGCTCTCGCCCGACGCCACCGTCGTCGCCGGGCCCGGGGCCCGGGTGATCGAGCAGCAGGCCGACCCCGACCTGCGGGCCTACGGCACCGAGGCCGACGGCGCCACGTCAGCGGTCGCGCTCGTCGCGTGGCGGGGGCAGCGCTGGTTCGTGCTGCTGATCGGCGACTCGGTCAGCCCTGTCGCGGTGTCGAAGGCCGGCGGGGCGCGGACCCTCGAGGAGTTCGTGGCGTTCATGGCGGACCGGGCCGACGAGGGTGGCGTCCGGTGAAGGACCACAGCGGCCGCAGGCTCTTCGCGCTCGAGCGGACCCCGGCCGCGCCACCGCTCGACTGACAACCGAACGGCACACCGCCGCGTCCTCCTCAGTGGAGGGCCCGGACAACGAGGCACGGAAGGACCAGGGTGGACACCGAGATCGACTGGCAGCGAGAGCTGGACGACGCGTTCGGCCGCGGACCGGACGTCACGCCGGGGGCCTACGTGGCCCACGGTCGGCGCGCGCTGCGGCGACGCCGGACGGCGGTCTCCCTGGCGGCGGCTGCTGCCGTGGTCGTCGCGGCGGGCGGCGCCTGGACGGCGACGGTCGCGTCGCACGACGGCCGGTCCGGCAGCGACGAGCACGTGGCGACGCGGGTCCCCTCGCCGAAGGTCCTCGAGCCCGAAGAGGCAACGCCGCTCGACGAGCTCGTCGCGAAGGACCGGGGACCGGTCGACTTCCTGGGCGATCCGGCCGTCTACCGCGGTGACGAGCTCGTGCTCAACCCACGCACCTCGCGGGTGCTCGAGCGGGTGCCCAACCCGATGGGCTACACCGCGACCCAGGGGCGGTCGATCGCCCTGCGGGTGGTGTTCGACGGAGTCGAGAAGTACACCCTGGTCGTCGGCCACGACGACGGCACCTCGATGACGACCCACTCCGCGACCGGTGACTTCGGCGGCTGGCTGGCGGGCGTGAAGCAGTCGCAGCACACCCTCGACGTCGCCAACGGCGTCACCTCGCCCAGCAGCACGATCCCGGCCGAGGAGTGGATCGCCCTCGATCGGGCGGGCGAGGTCGTGGCCGCCGATCCGGCCGTCACCGTCCTCACCGCGCGCACCGACCTCGACCTCGGTCCGGAGCTCAGCACCGGCACCGAGCTCACCGGCCTGGCCCGGCTGCGCGTCGGTGACGAGACGCAGGTCGTCGTCCTCCGCGTCGTCGACGGCACGCTCGAGGTCCTGCCGATCGGGCGCTGGAGCGGATCGCTGGACGTGATCGCCGGTGTCGTCCGCGAGGACTTCGCCGGCGGGGAGGGCGTGCGATGAGGCGCGACGACCGCGAGGAGGCCTTCACCGACTTCGTCGCTGCCCGGCAGGCCCACCTGCGCCGCATCGCGTACGCCCTCACGGGCGACTGGCACCGCGCCGAGGACCTCCTGCAGACGGCGCTGACCAAGCTCTACGTCGCGTGGCCGCGGATCCGGACGGAAGGCGGGGAGGAGGCCTACGTCCGGCAGATCATGGTGCGCGCCAACATCGACGAGTCACGCCGGCCGTGGCGGCGCGAGCGACCCAGCGACCGGCTGCCGGAGCTGGCCGCCGAGGGTCCGACGCCCCTCGAGGAGCGCTCGGCGCTCTTCGACGCGCTGCAGGAGCTGCCGACCCAGCAGCGGAAGGTGGTCGTGCTGCGCCACTGGCTCGGGCTGTCGGTGCGCGAGACCGCCGGTGAGCTCGGCATCTCCGAGGGCACGGTCAAGAGCCACAGCAGCCGCGGGCTGGCCGCCCTCGAGCAGGTCCTGGCCGCACAAAGATGAGGCACGGCGACCGCGAGGGTGTGGATTCCGTGGTCCAGTCAGGTCTACGTTGACGGACATGACGACACGACTCGGGATCGGTGCCGCCGTCGCGGCCCTGCTCGCCGCAGCCCTGACCTCGACCACCACCGCGAGCGCGACGGCGCAGGACCCGTTGCTCGGTGCGCCGGTCACCGGCCAGTGCTTCGACATGAGCACGGAGGAGCTGTCGCAGCCGACCTACCCGGAGGCGGCGATCGACTGCACGCTGCCGCACACCTCGCAGGTCGTCGGCGTCGCCGTGCTGCCCGACGACCTCGCCTACGAGAGCCCGGACCTCGAGCAGTTCGCGCTCGAGAGCTGCTACGCCGCCGTGCGAAAGGCGATCGGCGTGAAGAACATGCGCGCGCTGAGCCTCACCGCCTACAACGTCGGCTTCTTCGTCCCGTCGACCGACCTGCAGTCGGCCGGCGCCCGCTGGCTGCGCTGCGACGTCGTGCTCGGCCACCTCGCCGAGCTCCACGCGCTCCCGGCGAAGCTGGAGGTGGGGAGGTTCCCGTACGCCAAGGGCGTCTCGCGCTGCCTCGCCGGCCGCGACTTCCACGTCACCGTCTGCGCGGAGAAGCACACCTACCGCGCGACTGCCGCCGTCACCGTCCCGGGGAAGAAGTTCCCGAGCGTCAAGAAGTGGCAGCGGCTCGGCAACCGGCAGTGCGTGCGCGGCGTGACGTCGCGCCAGTTCCGCTTCGGCTGGCCCTCGAAGTCCTCGTGGAAGGCCGGCGACCACACGCTGACCTGCTACTCGAGGACGAAGAAGTAGGTCGCAGGACCGACGAGCCTGGGGAGGAGGGTCCGGGGTGCCGAGGGGACATCCCGGGCCCAGCCCCGCGCGTCCTCGGACGTGGCGGTCAGCCCCGCCACGCGTCCTCGCCCGCGAGGTCGGCGTACTCGCGCACCCAGCTGTGCATCGCGATGGCCGCGGCCGAGCTGGCGTTGATCGAGCGCGTCGAGCCGAACTGTGCGATCGAGAACGTGCCGTCGCAGACCTCGCGCGCCGACGCCGACAGCCCCGGGCCCTCCTGACCGAACAGGAAGCACACCCGCTCGGGGACCTGCGTCGTCTCGAGGTGGAGCGACCCGGGCAGGTTGTCGATCCCGAGCAGGCGCACCGGCCCGCCGTCGTGGTCCGGCAGGGAGTGGAGGTACGCCGACAGCGCCGCGGCGTCCGGGTGGTGGCGGACGTGCTGGTAGCGATCGGTGACCATCGCGCCGCGTCGGTTCCAGCGGCGGTTGCCGACGATGTGCACCTCGGCGGCCAGGAACGCGTTGGCGGTGCGGACGATCGTGCCGATGTTGAAGTCGTGCTGCCAGTTCTCGATCGCGACGTGGAATCCGTGGCGCCTCGTGTCCAGGTCGGCCACGATCGCGTCGAGGGTCCAGTAGCGGTAGCGGTCGACGACGTTGCGCCGGTCGCCGTCGCGGAGCAGCTCGGGGTCCCACTGCTCACCGGTCGGCCACGTCCCCTGCCACGGCCCGACGCCCACCTCGGGCGGGCCGTGCGGCATCGGGTCGTAGGGAGCGCGCTCCTCCTGCTCGTGCATGCGGGAATCGTAAGGACGCGCCCGTAGGGTGTCGCGGGTGAGCGCTCTCCTCGACCCGTCCGGGCTCGTGACCCCGTTCCTGCTCGGCATCGAGTGGATGGACCCCAACTGGCTGCTCGACCGGTTCGGCACCGAGCTGTTCTGGATCAGCCTGGTGATCGTCTTCATCGAGTGCGGCCTGTTCTTCCCGATCCTCCCGGGCGACACGCTGCTCTTCGCGCTCGGCCTCTTCATCGCCACCGGCCAGCTCGACCTGTTCCCCGGTCCGCACTTCGTCGAGCTGCTGATCACGCTCGCGGTGCTCATCGGCGCTGCGTTCCTCGGCAACGTCGTCGGCTACGAGATCGGGCGGAGGATCGGCCCGCCCCTCTACGAGCGCGACGGCCGGATCATCAAGCGCAAGTACTTCGACCAGACGACGGCGTTCTTCGACCGCCACGGCAACAAGGCCCTCGTGATCGGTCGCTTCGTGCCCTTCGTCCGGACCTACATCACCGTCGTCGCCGGCGTGACCCGGATGGAGCGGCACCGCTTCTTCCTCTGGAGCCTCGTCGGCGCGGTGCTCTGGGTGCTCTCGATCGGCTTCCTCGGCTTCTTCCTCGGCGACGCGTTCCCGACGCTGGGCGAGAGCATCGACAAGCTCGTGATCGTGATCCTGGCGTTCTCGCTGGTCCCGATCGCGATCGAGTGGTGGCGCCACAAGCGGACCGCTGCGGCAGGCGCCGAGGTCGGGCCGCACGACGGCGGACCCGATCGCGACATCACCGGCCGCGACCTGGACTGATCAGCTCAGGCCTGCGCGGCAGCGGCGTCCAGCTGCGCGCGGGTGAGCACCGGGCGGACCTCCAGGCCGACGTCGGCGAGCGGGTTCTCGTCGGCGGGCGAGCGGTCGATCGCACAGACCACGACCTCGACGATCGCACCGGCCGCGCGCAGCTCGCGCGTGGCGTCGCGCACGGCGCCGCCGGTGGTGATCACGTCCTCGACGAGGGTGACCCGGCGGCCGGCGACGTCAGGGCCCTCGGCGAGCTTGCAGGTGCCGTACTCCTTCGCCTTCTTGCGCACGAAGAGCGCCGGCAGCCCGGTCTTCGCCGAGACCGTGGTCGCGATCGGCACACCGCCGAGCTCGAGGCCGCCGAGCAGCTCGGTGTCCTCGGGCAGCAGGTCGAGCATCCCGGTCGCGACCCGGTCGAGCAGCGCCGGCTGGGCCTCGAAGAGGTACTTGTCGAAGTAGGTGTCGGCGACCTGGCCGGACCGCAGGGTGAACTCCCCGGTCAGGCGGCAGACCGCGTCGATGTCGCGTGCGAGCGTCTCGTCAACCACGCGCAGCAGCCTAGGGGGTGGCGTCTACGAGGTGCTGTCGCCGGCCGCAAGATCCCGTGCAGACGGTGCGAGTGACCCGGGAGAAAGTGCGAAAGCTTTCGTGCAGCAGAACCCGGGTCCCGCCACTGCGTGCAACGGATCTTGCACACAGAGTGACGTGGTTCCTTCGTCGAGTCCGGACACGTGTGCATCGAGCGATCAGGAGGCCGTCGGCTCCTTCGACTCCAGGTGCCCGAACGCGACGAGCCGGTCGTCGGTGTGGAAGAGCTCCGAGCAGGTCGTCAGGGTGAGGAGCCGCTGGCCCGGCTCCTGCGCGGGTTGCACGCCACCGGCCTCCGGGTTGGCCGGCACGTCGGCGAGCACCCAGCCGGCGGTGAACGGCACGGTGAGGTCGGCGCCGCCGGTGTCGAGGACGTAGGTGTAGGTCCACCTCTGCGTCTCGATGACGACCTCGTCCCCGGGCTGCAGCTCGGGCATCGCGCGCAGCGGCTCGCCGTGGGTGATGCGGTGCGCGGCGATGGCGTAGTTGCCGACCGCGCCGGCCCTCGCGCTGCCGGAGAAGTGGCCGAAGCCGGCAGCCAGGACCTCGTCGCTCGTGCCCTCGAGCACCGGCACGGCGTAGTCGTCGCCGAACGCGGGGATCCGCACGATGGCGGAGACCGTGCCCTTGTCGGTCTCGACCGCTGCGCCTGCGGCGCCCGCTGCGCCCTCGTCCCAGGACTTCTGCACGTCGTCGACCAGCGCCCGGTGGGTGCGCTGGGAGACCACGTTGGTGCCCCACACCTGCCACGCGACGTAGGCCCCGAGCGCGAGCCCGGCGACCACCAGCACCACGCCCAGCCGCCCCAGCCACCGCGCACCCGTGCTGCGGTCGGCGGTCGGGTCGGCCATGCGACGAGTCTGCCCTACCGGCCTCGGGACCCGCCCCGGGACCAGCCCGGGACTAGCCTCGAGGCCATGTCCGCGACCGCTCGACGCCTGGCCCACATCCCGCCGACCGTCTTCAGCGAGATGTCCGCGCTCGCCGTGCGCACCGGCGCGGTCAACCTCGGCCAGGGCTTCCCCGACGCCGACGGTCCGGCCTCGGTGATCGCGGCGGCCGCCGAGGCGCTGTCGAGCGGCGCCAACCAGTACGCCCCCGGCATCGGCGTACCCGCCCTCCGGGCCGCGATCGCGCGCCACCAGCAGCGCCACTACGGGCTCGAGGTCGACCCCGACACCGAGGTCGTGGTGACGACCGGCTGCACCGAGGCGATCGCCGGGGCGCTGCTCGGGCTCGTCGACGCCGGCGACGAGGTGGTCGTGCTCGAGCCCTACTACGACTCCTACGTCGCGATCCTCGACATGTGCGGGGCGCAGCGGAAGGCCGTCACGCTGAGGGCTCCGAGCTTCCGTCCCGACCTCGACCAGCTGCGCGAGGCCGTCACCGACCGGACGAAGGCCATCCTGCTCAACACCCCGCACAACCCGACCGGCACCGTGCTCACCCGCGAGGAGCTGCAGGTGGTCGCCGACCTCGCGATCGAGCACGACGTCCTCGTGATCACCGACGAGGTCTACGAGCACCTGGTGTTAAACGGGCGCACCCACACGCCGATCGCGACCCTGCCGGGCATGTGGGAGCGGACGCTGACGCTGTCGAGCGTCGGCAAGTCGTACTCCCTCACCGGCTGGAAGGTCGGCTGGGCGACCGGCCCGGCCCCGCTGGTGCAGGCCGTGCTGGCCGCCAAGCAGTGGCTGACCTTCACCTCCGGCGCCCCGCTCCAGCCGGCCGTCGCGCACGCGCTCGACCACGAGTCCGACTGGCCGCAGCAGCTCGCCCGCGACCTGCAGGTGCGGCGCGACCTGCTCTGCGCGGGACTCGTCGACGCCGGGCTCACGCCCCGCGTGCCCGAGGGCACCTACTTCGCCACCACCGACATCTCGCACCTCGGCTGGTCCGACGGACGAGAGTTCTGCCTGGCCCTGCCCGAGCGCGCCGGCGTCGTCGCGATCCCGACGCAGGGGTTCTACGACGACACCACGGCCGGCCTCCAGCTCGTGCGCTGGGCGTTCTGCAAGGACGCCGACGTGGTGCGCGAGGGCGTACGACGACTCGCCGCCGCCGACCTGTCGCGCTGAGGCGCGGCCCGGTCAGCGGCCGGGGTAGTCCTTGGGCGGGTAGTCCGAGCCACCGGGCTCGCCCGCCGGCGGCTGCTGGCCGTAGGGGTTCGCCGGCTGCTGGCCGTAGGGCTCGTAGCCGCTGCCGGACGACGGCTGCTCACCGGTCGACGGCTGCTCGCCGGAGGGCAGGTACGGCTGCGTCGGCTGGGCGCCGTACGGCTGCTGGCCGTACTGCTGCTGGCCGCTCTGCGGGTACTCACCCGAGCCGTAGGCCGAGGAACCGTAGGCCTGGTAGCCGCCGTAGGCGCCGCTGCCGGCCGGGACCCCCTTGAACCAGCTGCCCGCGTTGCCGACGAAGAGGAGCACGATCGTGGCGACCGAGGCGGCGAGCCAGACGATCGAGACACCGCTGGTGATCGCGAGGAGGGAGAGGGCGGCCGCCACCCCGCTGGAGATGACGAGCAGGATCCGGGCGACGTTGGAGCGGCGCAGCACGAAGACGGCCAGGACGATCGCGATGAGGCACCACAGCGCGAAGCCGCCGACCACCGCGACGACCGCGCCGTAGGCCTGGTCGAGGTCGACGTCGAGGTCGCGGAAGTCGGGCTGGCGCTGCATCTCGGCGATCACGTCGGTGCGGGCCAGGAGGAGCCCGAAGACGGCGAGCACGAAGAAGGCACCGGTGATACCCGAGAACGCGATCGCGATCCACGCGGCTGCGGTCACGGTGCCGGGTCGGCGACCCGGCTCCGGGGACTGGTTGCCGTAGGCCGGCTGCTGGCCGTAGCCGTAGGGCTGTCCGGACGGCTGCGCGCCGTAGGGGCTGCCCTGCGGGGGCTGGCCGTAGGGGTCGGGCTGGCCGTACGGGCTGTGCGTGGGGCCCGGGTCGTCAGAACTCATGCGCCTATCTCACCATGTCGGCGGGTGCGCGAGGCACCACCGGAAGTCGTGGTGCTAGCGCGTGCCGAGGGAGAACCACCGCCGCACCTCGCCGCGGTGCAGGCACACCACCGTGGCGACGGCGGCCGCGGCCGGCAGCAGGACCACCGGCGCGGCGAGGGCGGCGGCGCCGCACGCGACCGCGCTGCACGCGGCGGTGACCGCCAGGCCGCGGCGGGCCCACTCGCGGCGGGCCATGCTGAACCCGGCGAGCACCAGCGCCACCGTCGACCACACCAGGAAGCCCGCACCGAAGCCGAGGAGCGCCCGGCGCACCTCCCCCGCGGTGAAGTCGGCGGCCAGCTCGGGCTGCTGCCGCTCGAGCTCGGTCATGAGCACGTCGAGGGAGCTGGCGGCGACGCCGAGGAACATCAGCGAGATCGCGAAGAGCCCGCCGGCCGTGACCACCGTGATGACGAACGCCGTGACGAGCGCCGGCGGACGCGGCGGCGCCATCGGCTGCGGCTGCCAGCCGGGCGGCGGCGGGTAGCCCGGCGGGAGCGGCGGCGGCAGCTGGCCCTGCTGCCACTGCTGCACCTGCTGGCCGGGCGGCGTCCACGGCTGGCCGTAGGGGTTCTGCTGCGGCGGCGGGCCGGCGTCGCCGAACGGCCGGGCGGCCGGGGGCGGCGTGGGCGGGTGCCCGGCACCCGGGTGGCCGGCGCCGTCGCCCGCGCCCGGCGTCGTACGACGACCCGCATCCGTCTTCTCGGCGGGCGTGGGAGGCGTCCAGCGTCCTGTCGCGAACCACTCGCGCGCGGGCACCAGCCAGAGCATCACGGCGCCGGCGGCGACGAACGAGCCGGCCAGCCCGCTGACGGGGAAGCCGGCGACGAACACCGGGACGGCGGCGATGGTGAGGGCGAGGCGGGACGAGCGGTCGGGCTTGCGGACGTACCAGCCGAGGATGCCGGTCGCGCACGCGCCGACGGCGGCCACGAGCGCGGTGATCCGCAGCAGCTCGGTGACGGCGGGCAGGTCGAGGCCGAGCTGGTCGAAGGGCTGCTCGCCGAGGAGCTGGCGGATCGACTCCTGCGTCTCAAGCGACCCGAGCGTGGCGATGCGCTCCCAGACACTGAACAGGACCAGCACCGAGGCGACCATGATGATCGTCGAGGCCAGGGTGACCTGGGGCGGGCGCTGCTCGGTGGAGGTGCTCACCCGGCCATTGTCCCAAGGCGACCCCAACGCCGTCCCCACCGGTCGGTGAGGGGTTTCTCAGGGTTGCTCTCAGGGGTCGGACGGGCACTGTCCCCGATGTGCGCGGGGGCCCGCCGCCGCGAGGGTTGACCCATGATCACCGTCGAGTCACTCACCAAGCAGTACGGCCCCTTCACGGCCGTCGACCACGTGTCCTTCACGGCCGCCACCGGTCGCGTGACCGGCTTCCTCGGCCCCAACGGCGCCGGCAAGTCGACCACCATGCGCATCATGGTCGGCCTCACCCGGCCCACCACCGGCCAGGTCACCGTCTCGGGTCGCGACTACCGCGACCTCCCCAACCCCGGCCTCGAGGTCGGCGTCCTGCTGGACGCCTCCGCGCAGCACGCCGGCCGCACCGGTCGCGAGATCCTCGCCATCGCCGCCCAGACCATGGGCCTGCCGAAGTCGCGGGTCGCCGAGACCCTCGCCCGGGTCGGCCTCACCGAGGACGAGGCCGAGCGCCGGGTGCGCAACTACTCCCTCGGCATGCGCCAGCGCCTCGGCATCGCGACCGCCCTGATCGGCGACCCGGAGGTGCTGATCCTCGACGAGCCCGCCAACGGCCTCGACCCGGCCGGCATCCGCTGGATGCGCGACCTGCTCCGCGGCTTCGCGAACGACGGCGGCACGGTGCTGCTGTCCTCGCACCTGCTCCACGAGATCGAGGTCATCGCCGACGACATCGTCGTGATCGGCCAGGGCCGGATCGTGGCCCAGGGCAGCAAGACCGAGCTGCTGGCGGCTGCCGGCACCCTCGTGCGCACCTCCGACGACGCCCGCCTGGCCCGTGCCCTGCACGAGGCCGCGGTCGTCACCACCCCCATCGACGGCGGCCTGCGCGCCGACGCCGACCCCGGGCTCGTGGGCGAGGTCGCGCACCGCGCCGACGTCGTCGTCCGCGAGCTGCGCGCCGCCGACGGCGCCGGCCTGGAGGAGATGTTCCTCCAGCTCACCGCCGAGACCGCCCGAGAAGGAGCAGCAGCATGACCACCACGACCCAGGTCCCCACGAAGGCCCCGACCGCGGCCACCGGGACCGCCACCCCGGCCCGCACCGTCCGGCCGATCCCGATGACCCGACTCGTCGGCGTCGAGCTCCGCAAGATGTTCGACACCCGCGCCGGCTTCTGGCTGATGGCGAGCGTCGGCATCGTGTCGGTCCTCGCGACCGCCGCCGTGATCCTCTGGGCGCCCGACGAGGCGATCACCCAGGAGACCTTCTCCACCGCGATCGGCATGCCCCTCTCGGTGGTCCTCCCGATCATCGCGGTGATGGCGGTGACCTCGGAGTACAGCCAGCGCACCGGCCTGACGACGTACACGCTCGTCCCCTGGCGCGGGCGGGTGCTCACCTCCAAGCTCGTGACCACCCTGCTCGTCGGCGTCGTCGCCATGGTCGGCGCGCTCGCCATCGGCGCCCTCGGCAACCTGCTCGGCTCCGCGATCACCGGCCTCGACGCGCAGTGGGACATCACCGTCGGCCAGTTCGGCCTGATCGTGCTCGCCAACGTGCTCGGCATGCTGATGGGCTACATGCTCGGCGTGATCTTCCGCTCGACCCCGGCCGCGCTGGTGGGCTACCTCGTCTACTCGTTCGTCCTGCCGATCGCCTTCGGGACCCTCGCCGCCTTCCAGGAGTGGTTCCGCGACCTGCAGCCCTGGGTCGACGTGCAGTTCGCCATCACCCGCCTCTTCGACAACTCGATGACCGCGGAGTACTGGCAGCAGCTCGGCGTCACCACGCTCGTCTGGCTCTGGATCCCGCTCGCCCTCGGGCTGCGCGCGGTTCTGCGTGCCGAGGTGAAGTAGTCCCCCACCCTGGGAGACGCGCCTCGTGCGACGTCAGCGGCTGCCGGTCGGGGGACCGGTGGCCGCTGACGTGTCCCCCGAGGCCTGCTCGGTGGCGTACGCCAGCGTGCGGACCGGCAGCATCTCGTCCGGGCCTGCCTCCCACAGCCGGCCCAGGTCGTCGGCCGTCAGGGTGATGCCGGTGACGACCTCGGCCATCGCCAGGCCGACCACGAACCCGATGACGTCGTCGTCGTCGGCGTCGT
This genomic interval carries:
- a CDS encoding SigE family RNA polymerase sigma factor, whose amino-acid sequence is MRRDDREEAFTDFVAARQAHLRRIAYALTGDWHRAEDLLQTALTKLYVAWPRIRTEGGEEAYVRQIMVRANIDESRRPWRRERPSDRLPELAAEGPTPLEERSALFDALQELPTQQRKVVVLRHWLGLSVRETAGELGISEGTVKSHSSRGLAALEQVLAAQR
- a CDS encoding septum formation family protein is translated as MTTRLGIGAAVAALLAAALTSTTTASATAQDPLLGAPVTGQCFDMSTEELSQPTYPEAAIDCTLPHTSQVVGVAVLPDDLAYESPDLEQFALESCYAAVRKAIGVKNMRALSLTAYNVGFFVPSTDLQSAGARWLRCDVVLGHLAELHALPAKLEVGRFPYAKGVSRCLAGRDFHVTVCAEKHTYRATAAVTVPGKKFPSVKKWQRLGNRQCVRGVTSRQFRFGWPSKSSWKAGDHTLTCYSRTKK
- a CDS encoding TrmH family RNA methyltransferase, translated to MHEQEERAPYDPMPHGPPEVGVGPWQGTWPTGEQWDPELLRDGDRRNVVDRYRYWTLDAIVADLDTRRHGFHVAIENWQHDFNIGTIVRTANAFLAAEVHIVGNRRWNRRGAMVTDRYQHVRHHPDAAALSAYLHSLPDHDGGPVRLLGIDNLPGSLHLETTQVPERVCFLFGQEGPGLSASAREVCDGTFSIAQFGSTRSINASSAAAIAMHSWVREYADLAGEDAWRG
- a CDS encoding DedA family protein, with the translated sequence MSALLDPSGLVTPFLLGIEWMDPNWLLDRFGTELFWISLVIVFIECGLFFPILPGDTLLFALGLFIATGQLDLFPGPHFVELLITLAVLIGAAFLGNVVGYEIGRRIGPPLYERDGRIIKRKYFDQTTAFFDRHGNKALVIGRFVPFVRTYITVVAGVTRMERHRFFLWSLVGAVLWVLSIGFLGFFLGDAFPTLGESIDKLVIVILAFSLVPIAIEWWRHKRTAAAGAEVGPHDGGPDRDITGRDLD
- the pyrE gene encoding orotate phosphoribosyltransferase, which encodes MVDETLARDIDAVCRLTGEFTLRSGQVADTYFDKYLFEAQPALLDRVATGMLDLLPEDTELLGGLELGGVPIATTVSAKTGLPALFVRKKAKEYGTCKLAEGPDVAGRRVTLVEDVITTGGAVRDATRELRAAGAIVEVVVCAIDRSPADENPLADVGLEVRPVLTRAQLDAAAAQA
- a CDS encoding class E sortase produces the protein MADPTADRSTGARWLGRLGVVLVVAGLALGAYVAWQVWGTNVVSQRTHRALVDDVQKSWDEGAAGAAGAAVETDKGTVSAIVRIPAFGDDYAVPVLEGTSDEVLAAGFGHFSGSARAGAVGNYAIAAHRITHGEPLRAMPELQPGDEVVIETQRWTYTYVLDTGGADLTVPFTAGWVLADVPANPEAGGVQPAQEPGQRLLTLTTCSELFHTDDRLVAFGHLESKEPTAS
- a CDS encoding pyridoxal phosphate-dependent aminotransferase: MSATARRLAHIPPTVFSEMSALAVRTGAVNLGQGFPDADGPASVIAAAAEALSSGANQYAPGIGVPALRAAIARHQQRHYGLEVDPDTEVVVTTGCTEAIAGALLGLVDAGDEVVVLEPYYDSYVAILDMCGAQRKAVTLRAPSFRPDLDQLREAVTDRTKAILLNTPHNPTGTVLTREELQVVADLAIEHDVLVITDEVYEHLVLNGRTHTPIATLPGMWERTLTLSSVGKSYSLTGWKVGWATGPAPLVQAVLAAKQWLTFTSGAPLQPAVAHALDHESDWPQQLARDLQVRRDLLCAGLVDAGLTPRVPEGTYFATTDISHLGWSDGREFCLALPERAGVVAIPTQGFYDDTTAGLQLVRWAFCKDADVVREGVRRLAAADLSR
- a CDS encoding DUF4064 domain-containing protein — protein: MSSDDPGPTHSPYGQPDPYGQPPQGSPYGAQPSGQPYGYGQQPAYGNQSPEPGRRPGTVTAAAWIAIAFSGITGAFFVLAVFGLLLARTDVIAEMQRQPDFRDLDVDLDQAYGAVVAVVGGFALWCLIAIVLAVFVLRRSNVARILLVISSGVAAALSLLAITSGVSIVWLAASVATIVLLFVGNAGSWFKGVPAGSGAYGGYQAYGSSAYGSGEYPQSGQQQYGQQPYGAQPTQPYLPSGEQPSTGEQPSSGSGYEPYGQQPANPYGQQPPAGEPGGSDYPPKDYPGR
- a CDS encoding ABC transporter ATP-binding protein, with product MITVESLTKQYGPFTAVDHVSFTAATGRVTGFLGPNGAGKSTTMRIMVGLTRPTTGQVTVSGRDYRDLPNPGLEVGVLLDASAQHAGRTGREILAIAAQTMGLPKSRVAETLARVGLTEDEAERRVRNYSLGMRQRLGIATALIGDPEVLILDEPANGLDPAGIRWMRDLLRGFANDGGTVLLSSHLLHEIEVIADDIVVIGQGRIVAQGSKTELLAAAGTLVRTSDDARLARALHEAAVVTTPIDGGLRADADPGLVGEVAHRADVVVRELRAADGAGLEEMFLQLTAETAREGAAA
- a CDS encoding ABC transporter permease is translated as MTTTTQVPTKAPTAATGTATPARTVRPIPMTRLVGVELRKMFDTRAGFWLMASVGIVSVLATAAVILWAPDEAITQETFSTAIGMPLSVVLPIIAVMAVTSEYSQRTGLTTYTLVPWRGRVLTSKLVTTLLVGVVAMVGALAIGALGNLLGSAITGLDAQWDITVGQFGLIVLANVLGMLMGYMLGVIFRSTPAALVGYLVYSFVLPIAFGTLAAFQEWFRDLQPWVDVQFAITRLFDNSMTAEYWQQLGVTTLVWLWIPLALGLRAVLRAEVK